The nucleotide window CACAAGGCACAGTACGAGCGCGACGTGCGCGACCCGTCCCTGCAATTCATCACCGATATGCAGGCACCGTTGTCGAAGATCAGCGCGCACTACCGCGCCGACCCGCGCAAGAACGGCGGCTCACTGTTCCGCATCTATCGCGACACGCGCTTCTCCAACAACAAGCTGCCGTACAAGCCGTGGCAAGGCGCGCGATTCTTCCACGAGCGTCGGCATGAAATTCCCGCACCGTCGTTCTACATCCATATCCAGCCCGGCGATTGTTTTGCGGGCGGCGGCATGTGGCATCCCGAATCAGACGCGCTGAAGAAGATCCGCGAGTTTCTGCACGACAATCCCGCGGCATGGAAGCGGGCGACGCAGAGCAAGACGTTCCGCGATCACTTCACGTTCTGGGGCGAAACCCTGAGCCGTCCACCGCGCGGTTACGACGCCAGCCATGAGCTGATCGAGGACATCAAGCGCAAGGATTTCGCGGCTGGCGAAAACTTCGACGAGAAGCTCGCCTGCTCCGCCGAGCTGCTGCCCTGGGTGGTCGATACCTACAAGCGCCTCGCCCCCATGAACGATTACCTGTGCGCGGCGATGGAGCTTGAGTTCTAGGACTCAGGCTCCGGCTTGCGCATCAGCCAGATCGCGACGACGACGGCGACCAGCGCCGTGAACGCCACGTAGTGTGCAGGGGCCATGCGCCCCAGCCACTGGGCCAGCGTTTCAATCACAAGGGCCGTCGTGGCACCGAACAGAGCATAGGCCACGTTGTATCCAAACGAGAGCCCCGAAAACCGCACCGGCGCCGGAAATGCCTTCACCATCACGGTAGGCACGACGCCAACCGCGCCAACCAGGAAGCCGACCAGCGGATACAGCCACAGGAACCGTGCACCGCCGGCCGCCAGGTCAAAGAACAGCAGATAGGTACCGATCGTCAGCGCGACCGCACCGACGAGCAACGCAAGACGGTCACCGATACGGTCAACCAGCAAGCCGTAGGCCAGGCAGCCCACGCACAGGCACAACGCCGCAAGGCTGTTGCCAAGGAAGGCGGCATCGGCCGATATGCCGAATTGCTTCTGCACCATGTTCGGCAACACCAGGATCAACACCAGGATGGCGGCCGTCAGCATCCAGGTTACGAGCATCGAAACCACCACGCCGCTGCGATGTTCGGCAAACACGGTGCGCAGAGGCAACCCGCGACTGAGCTCCTTGCGTTCGCGCAGCGCCGTGAATACCGGCGTTTCGCTCAGCCAGCGACGCAGCCACACGGCAACGAAGCCAAATACGCCGCCAAGCAGGAACGGCAGGCGCCAACCCCAGGCGAGGATCTCATCGTGCGTCAGGTGATGATTGATCCAGGCGGCCGACAGCGAGCCGATCAGGATGCCCACGGTAAGACCCGAGGTCAGACTGGCGCAGGCGAAACCCACCTTGCCGCGCGGCGCATGTTCGGCCACGAATACCCAGGCACCCGGCACTTCGCCGCCAATCGCCACGCCCTGCACGATGCGCAGGAACAACAGGAGCATCGGCGCCAACAGGCCAACCTGGGCATAGATGGGCAAGAGACCTATCGCCAGGGTGGGCAATGCCATCAGGAACACGCTGAGCGCGAACATGCGCTTGCGCCCAAGGCGATCGCCGAAGTGCGCCATCACGATGCCACCAAGGGGACGCGCCAGATAACCCGCTGCAAAAATGCCGTATACCTGCATCGTGGCAAGCCAGGCCGGTGTGTCCTTCGGAAAGAACAACTCGCTCAGCGGCAGCGCGAAGAAGACAAACACCACGAAGTCGTAGAACTCCAGCGCTCCACCGAGGGCCGCCAGAAACAGCGTACGAATGTCATTGCGGGACAGCGGTGCGGCGCCGAGCGGCGGAACGGCAGGAGCAACTTGCGTCATGGACCGGGCTGGCTTGATCGTGGCGAAGGTCGAAACATAGCACTGCCAACGCCTCCAGGCGCACGCCCGCCGATGAGCGATTTTTCATGTTCCGGCCACCCGGCCCGCTGCCGCGCCGCCACATCCCTTCCACAAAGGCCTTTGCTAGGCTACGCCCACGCTGGCCGGACGCCAGCGGCGAGCTGTGCGCCATCAGGGGTTAGACGTTCACGCTTCTCTTCCCGCAACGCAAGGAGACCTGTTCATGAGCATGGGCAAGCGTTTCACGGCTGAATTGTTCGGCACGTTCTGGTTGGTTTTCGGTGGTTGCGGCAGCGCGGTGCTGGCTGCGGCCTTCCCTGACCTGGGCATTGGCTTCGCGGGCGTCGCCCTCGCCTTCGGCCTTACCGTGGTCACCATGGCCTACGCGGTCGGCCATATTTCCGGCGGCCATTTCAACCCGGCCGTTACTGTTGGCCTCTGCGCGGGCGGGCGCTTCCCGGCCAAAGATGTCATCCCGTATATCGTGGCCCAGGTGATTGGCGGTATCGCGGCGGGCGCGGTGCTTTACGTCATTGCCAGCGGCAAGGCCGGCTTCGATGCCAGCGCGGGCTTCGCTTCCAACGGTTATGGCGACCATTCACCGGGCGGCTATTCGCTGCATGCCGCCATCGTGGCGGAACTGGTGCTCACGGCGCTCTTCCTGATCGTCATCCATGGCGCAACGGACAAGCGGGCGCCGGCCGGTTTCGCCCCGCTGGCGATCGGCCTGACGCTGACGCTGATCCATCTGATCTCGATCCCGGTAACGAACACCTCGGTCAATCCGGCGCGCAGCACCGGCGTAGCCCTGTTCCAGGGAAGCTGGGCGATCGGGCAGTTGTGGGTGTTCTGGCTGGTGCCGTTGATTGGCGGTGCCATTGGCGGGTTGATCTATCGCCACCTGCTGGAAACGCGGGACTGACGTGATCGCGATGCACCCGGCTCGCCGGGTGCATCCATCAGGCTTCGTAGAGTTCGATGGGCAGATCGTCCGGATCGGCAAAGAACGTGAAGCGTCGACCGGTGTACTCGTCGATGCGAATCGGCTCGCATTCGACGCCGCGCGCGTTCAGGCTGCGCACTGCCGCGTCGACATCTGGCACGGCGAAAGCCAGATGGCGAAGGCCCTGCGCTTCCGGTCGCGATGGGCGCGGCGGCGGCGAGGGAAAGGAAAACAGCTCCAGCTGCACGCCGGGGCTGATCTCCAGATCGCACTTCCAGGATTGCCGCGCCTCGCGATAGACCTCGCGCACGATGCGCAGGCCCAGCACCTCGCTATAGAAATGGCGCGAACGCTGATAGT belongs to Dyella terrae and includes:
- a CDS encoding DUF2461 domain-containing protein codes for the protein MAQSYFSPATFRFLRALDRNNSREWFQEHKAQYERDVRDPSLQFITDMQAPLSKISAHYRADPRKNGGSLFRIYRDTRFSNNKLPYKPWQGARFFHERRHEIPAPSFYIHIQPGDCFAGGGMWHPESDALKKIREFLHDNPAAWKRATQSKTFRDHFTFWGETLSRPPRGYDASHELIEDIKRKDFAAGENFDEKLACSAELLPWVVDTYKRLAPMNDYLCAAMELEF
- a CDS encoding MFS transporter encodes the protein MTQVAPAVPPLGAAPLSRNDIRTLFLAALGGALEFYDFVVFVFFALPLSELFFPKDTPAWLATMQVYGIFAAGYLARPLGGIVMAHFGDRLGRKRMFALSVFLMALPTLAIGLLPIYAQVGLLAPMLLLFLRIVQGVAIGGEVPGAWVFVAEHAPRGKVGFACASLTSGLTVGILIGSLSAAWINHHLTHDEILAWGWRLPFLLGGVFGFVAVWLRRWLSETPVFTALRERKELSRGLPLRTVFAEHRSGVVVSMLVTWMLTAAILVLILVLPNMVQKQFGISADAAFLGNSLAALCLCVGCLAYGLLVDRIGDRLALLVGAVALTIGTYLLFFDLAAGGARFLWLYPLVGFLVGAVGVVPTVMVKAFPAPVRFSGLSFGYNVAYALFGATTALVIETLAQWLGRMAPAHYVAFTALVAVVVAIWLMRKPEPES
- the aqpZ gene encoding aquaporin Z, encoding MSMGKRFTAELFGTFWLVFGGCGSAVLAAAFPDLGIGFAGVALAFGLTVVTMAYAVGHISGGHFNPAVTVGLCAGGRFPAKDVIPYIVAQVIGGIAAGAVLYVIASGKAGFDASAGFASNGYGDHSPGGYSLHAAIVAELVLTALFLIVIHGATDKRAPAGFAPLAIGLTLTLIHLISIPVTNTSVNPARSTGVALFQGSWAIGQLWVFWLVPLIGGAIGGLIYRHLLETRD
- the gloA2 gene encoding SMU1112c/YaeR family gloxylase I-like metalloprotein is translated as MSEPLLAAIHHVALICSDYQRSRHFYSEVLGLRIVREVYREARQSWKCDLEISPGVQLELFSFPSPPPRPSRPEAQGLRHLAFAVPDVDAAVRSLNARGVECEPIRIDEYTGRRFTFFADPDDLPIELYEA